In Thermogemmatispora onikobensis, a genomic segment contains:
- a CDS encoding SDR family NAD(P)-dependent oxidoreductase, producing MLLQEKVAVITGGGRGIGRAIALAYARAGARLALAARSVAALEETRRMVSDLGGEAVVIPTDVSEATAVAGLAQAVREHFGRVDILVNNSGTAGPTTPLWEVTPDAWEETFAVNVRGPFLCCRALLPLMIAQASGCILFIGSMTGKRPLFGRTPYAASKLALVGLARTLAWEVGPYGIRVNVISPGPVEGERIEQVIRKQAEIKGISLEEARATFLRDAPLGRLVAAEEVAAAAVFLASEQAASITGEDLNVSAGIVMY from the coding sequence ATGCTCTTGCAGGAGAAAGTGGCCGTCATCACCGGTGGCGGACGTGGCATTGGTCGCGCGATCGCCCTGGCCTACGCCCGAGCCGGCGCTCGGTTGGCGCTGGCCGCTCGCTCTGTGGCCGCCCTTGAAGAAACGCGCCGGATGGTCAGCGACCTCGGTGGCGAGGCCGTGGTCATTCCGACCGACGTCAGCGAGGCGACGGCGGTCGCCGGACTTGCTCAGGCCGTGCGCGAGCATTTTGGACGGGTAGATATCCTGGTCAATAACAGCGGCACCGCTGGACCAACCACCCCCCTCTGGGAGGTCACCCCTGACGCCTGGGAAGAGACCTTTGCTGTCAATGTCCGCGGCCCCTTTCTCTGCTGCCGGGCCTTGCTCCCGCTGATGATCGCTCAGGCTTCCGGCTGCATTCTCTTCATTGGCTCGATGACCGGTAAACGGCCCCTGTTCGGACGCACACCCTATGCAGCCAGCAAACTGGCGCTGGTGGGGCTGGCGCGTACCTTGGCCTGGGAGGTTGGCCCCTATGGCATCCGCGTCAATGTGATCTCTCCTGGTCCCGTCGAGGGCGAGCGCATCGAACAGGTCATCCGCAAGCAAGCTGAGATCAAGGGTATCAGTCTGGAGGAGGCGCGCGCAACCTTCCTGCGCGATGCCCCTCTCGGGCGGCTGGTTGCGGCGGAAGAGGTCGCTGCCGCGGCGGTCTTCCTGGCCTCGGAGCAGGCGGCTTCCATCACAGGGGAGGACCTCAATGTCTCAGCGGGCATCGTCATGTATTAA
- a CDS encoding VOC family protein, whose amino-acid sequence MDIRRADHVALLVKEVDRSRQFYSQVLGMQEIPRPPNFDFPGAWLTRGDFQIHLIGEEVAGRALETHPGYLPEELALGRVTHLAFEVANLEVARQHLQALGVPIVGGPRPRGDGVMQLYICDPDGHVIELFTWTSPS is encoded by the coding sequence ATGGACATCCGTCGAGCCGATCATGTAGCTCTGCTGGTAAAAGAGGTAGACCGTTCGCGCCAGTTCTATAGCCAGGTACTGGGTATGCAGGAGATTCCTCGTCCTCCCAACTTTGACTTCCCCGGGGCCTGGTTGACCAGAGGAGATTTTCAGATCCACCTAATTGGCGAAGAAGTTGCCGGGCGTGCCTTGGAAACGCATCCTGGCTATCTGCCCGAGGAGCTGGCCCTCGGGCGTGTCACCCACCTGGCCTTTGAGGTCGCGAACCTGGAGGTGGCCAGACAGCACCTGCAGGCTCTGGGAGTGCCCATTGTTGGAGGACCGCGACCACGCGGTGATGGCGTCATGCAGCTTTACATCTGTGATCCCGATGGCCATGTCATCGAACTCTTCACCTGGACATCGCCCTCTTGA
- a CDS encoding ROK family protein translates to MELGIDVGGTKIQGAYLTGTDEVILTPRMRTPASYEEFLSTLVELVETVAQQQGEPVMRIGLGLPGTCTRRRSLWVPNLPFLHERELAAELEQRLGAAVVLSNDAQLALLGEAWRGAARGRQQVALVSVGTGVGGALMLGGRLVRGAHGSAGAFGWLTLDRTHLPDPDHGFLELVASGSALAARGQQLDPPLTSYEVIAQARQGQPACLALVKEMGHLLGLALASIASLFDPELIIITGGLCEAFDLFSPWWREDLARYGAPAVRETPIVPALLGDKAAAYGALRAALSGADFL, encoded by the coding sequence ATGGAGCTGGGCATCGATGTCGGCGGTACGAAGATCCAGGGTGCCTACCTCACCGGGACCGACGAGGTGATTCTGACGCCCCGTATGAGAACCCCGGCGAGCTATGAGGAGTTTCTGAGCACGCTGGTAGAGCTGGTTGAAACGGTGGCTCAGCAGCAGGGAGAGCCGGTGATGCGCATTGGTCTGGGGCTGCCAGGTACCTGCACCCGGCGCCGCTCCCTCTGGGTGCCGAATCTCCCCTTTTTGCATGAGCGCGAGCTGGCTGCGGAGTTGGAGCAGCGCCTGGGGGCGGCGGTGGTCTTGAGCAATGATGCGCAGCTGGCGCTCCTGGGTGAAGCCTGGCGGGGAGCGGCGCGCGGACGCCAGCAGGTCGCCCTGGTGAGTGTCGGCACGGGGGTCGGCGGGGCCTTGATGCTGGGGGGGCGGCTGGTCAGGGGGGCACATGGGAGCGCCGGCGCCTTTGGCTGGCTCACTCTCGATCGCACTCATCTCCCTGATCCCGATCATGGCTTTCTGGAGTTAGTGGCTTCGGGCAGCGCCCTGGCTGCTCGCGGCCAGCAGCTTGACCCGCCTCTGACCTCGTATGAAGTAATTGCTCAGGCCCGGCAAGGGCAGCCAGCCTGTCTGGCCCTTGTCAAAGAGATGGGCCACCTGCTAGGGCTGGCCCTGGCAAGCATTGCGAGCCTGTTTGATCCTGAGCTGATTATCATCACAGGTGGCCTTTGTGAGGCGTTTGATCTCTTCTCCCCCTGGTGGCGCGAGGATCTCGCGCGCTATGGGGCGCCAGCGGTGCGCGAGACGCCGATTGTCCCTGCGCTTCTTGGGGACAAGGCCGCCGCCTACGGTGCCCTGCGCGCCGCTCTCTCAGGCGCTGATTTCCTCTGA
- a CDS encoding (2Fe-2S)-binding protein encodes MMEDDFIPVRVSVNGVPHRLFVEPRRTLLDMLREDLELTGTNAGCEHGSCGACTVLLDGQSVRACLLLAVQANGHEVMTVEGLALHGRMHPLQEAFWEKQGLQCGFCTPGMLMTAYELLQQNPDPGEEEIRSALSGNLCRCTGYQHIVEAIRLAAQRLREEAEAATPSGTTA; translated from the coding sequence ATGATGGAAGACGACTTTATCCCAGTGCGCGTCTCTGTCAACGGAGTTCCCCATCGCCTCTTCGTCGAGCCACGTCGCACCTTGCTGGACATGCTACGAGAGGACCTGGAACTGACAGGTACCAACGCCGGCTGCGAGCACGGCAGCTGTGGCGCCTGCACCGTCCTGCTCGACGGCCAGAGCGTGCGGGCCTGCCTGTTGCTGGCTGTCCAGGCCAATGGCCATGAGGTGATGACCGTCGAGGGCCTGGCCCTTCACGGACGTATGCATCCCCTACAAGAAGCCTTTTGGGAAAAACAGGGGCTGCAGTGCGGCTTTTGCACGCCGGGTATGCTCATGACGGCCTATGAGCTACTTCAGCAGAATCCCGATCCTGGCGAAGAGGAAATCCGTTCCGCCCTCTCCGGCAATCTCTGCCGTTGCACGGGCTATCAGCACATCGTCGAGGCCATCCGCCTGGCGGCCCAGCGCCTGCGTGAGGAGGCGGAGGCGGCCACCCCCTCGGGGACGACAGCTTGA
- a CDS encoding NUDIX hydrolase, which produces MKNPEQYFELVQERPQLFSNPEGTAITILLDQEAIAQAEAVMQAALIEQGIDPARAREWSQAGLAYRDQYLLVLRDAVRFPDGALGTYLRLVEPREHTPGVAILPMYQGKVLLLRHFRHATRTWHLEIPRGFGWQGCTREESAYRELEEELGARPLRLVPLGQIHPNTGMTAECDELFYAEVAAYGETDRREAIQEILPTPLPLFERLLRENEITDSFTLAAYAQAKARGLL; this is translated from the coding sequence ATGAAGAATCCAGAGCAGTACTTCGAACTGGTTCAGGAGCGCCCCCAGCTCTTCAGCAATCCCGAGGGGACTGCCATTACAATCCTGCTTGATCAGGAAGCGATTGCTCAGGCCGAGGCCGTCATGCAAGCGGCACTCATCGAGCAAGGAATAGACCCGGCCAGGGCCAGGGAATGGTCGCAGGCAGGCCTCGCCTATCGTGATCAATACCTGCTTGTGCTGCGCGATGCGGTACGTTTCCCAGATGGCGCGCTCGGTACCTATCTCCGCCTGGTGGAGCCGAGAGAGCATACGCCCGGTGTCGCGATCCTCCCGATGTATCAGGGAAAAGTCCTGCTGCTACGTCATTTTCGTCATGCCACGCGCACCTGGCATCTAGAGATTCCACGAGGATTTGGTTGGCAAGGATGCACCAGAGAAGAAAGCGCCTATAGAGAGCTGGAAGAAGAGCTAGGGGCAAGACCTTTACGTCTCGTCCCTCTGGGACAGATCCATCCCAATACCGGCATGACGGCGGAGTGCGACGAACTCTTTTACGCTGAAGTCGCGGCCTACGGCGAGACAGACAGGCGGGAGGCCATTCAAGAGATTCTGCCGACGCCGCTCCCCCTATTTGAGCGTCTGCTCCGTGAAAACGAGATCACCGATAGCTTCACACTAGCGGCCTATGCGCAAGCCAAAGCCCGGGGACTCCTCTAG
- a CDS encoding response regulator codes for MIRVLIADDHKVVRQGLRLFLRMDPEIEIVGEAANGAEAVELARQLMPDVVLMDILMPVMDGIAATAAIRKELPEIEVLGLTSVLDEKTIVEIMRAGAIGYLLKDLDGEELCRSLHAAAAGQVQLAPSALTHLMHELRGQDQVEKLTEREKQVLQLVGQGQSNKEIARSLRLREETVKTHVSNILHKLGVQSRTQAVLYAMRNGLMPAP; via the coding sequence ATGATTCGCGTCCTGATAGCAGACGATCACAAAGTAGTGCGTCAAGGATTGCGCCTCTTTCTCCGTATGGACCCAGAGATCGAAATTGTAGGTGAGGCAGCGAACGGCGCCGAGGCCGTCGAACTGGCGCGCCAGCTGATGCCCGATGTCGTCCTGATGGACATTCTGATGCCTGTCATGGACGGCATCGCCGCCACAGCAGCCATTCGCAAAGAGCTGCCCGAGATCGAAGTGCTCGGGCTGACCAGCGTGCTCGATGAGAAAACCATTGTCGAAATTATGCGAGCTGGCGCCATTGGCTATCTGCTCAAAGACCTCGACGGCGAAGAACTGTGTCGCTCCCTGCACGCAGCAGCCGCTGGCCAGGTGCAGCTTGCCCCCTCGGCCCTCACTCATCTGATGCACGAGCTGCGCGGGCAGGACCAGGTTGAGAAGCTTACTGAGCGCGAAAAGCAGGTGCTTCAGCTTGTCGGCCAGGGCCAGTCGAACAAAGAGATTGCGCGCTCACTCCGTCTGCGCGAAGAGACAGTCAAGACCCACGTCAGCAACATTCTCCACAAGCTCGGCGTACAGAGTCGCACCCAGGCCGTCCTGTATGCCATGCGCAATGGCTTAATGCCCGCGCCCTAG
- a CDS encoding class I SAM-dependent methyltransferase, giving the protein MPWWFFRRRRVPATAAGPTGSTPSAPDRQTGEGALPRLQGNRRYLQEQPYLLPKDLGEVNRLDFQHYVLRSLLRGNYLAPIGQPRRILDVGCGTGQWAFELAQQFPHAEVIGFDLEQVKVTSTPPANFRFVQGDALQGLPFESGSFDFVHQRLLILAVPLPSWPGLVQELARVTAPGGWVELVETSTMHDFVPAGPATRAFYQLGRPLAALRGLDVEGVVLRSLERYLVEAGLINIQRQLVEAPVGDWGGRLGSLLALDLREASKAVSGPIATLSHVPEQEVLDLIERASQEWNTLQTRCPFVVTYGQKPASS; this is encoded by the coding sequence ATGCCCTGGTGGTTCTTCCGTCGCCGCCGCGTTCCAGCCACTGCCGCTGGTCCAACAGGTTCGACTCCGTCCGCGCCTGATCGGCAAACTGGCGAGGGTGCTCTACCGCGCCTGCAGGGCAACCGTCGTTATCTCCAAGAGCAGCCCTACTTGCTGCCTAAAGACCTCGGCGAGGTGAACCGGCTCGACTTCCAGCATTATGTCCTGCGCAGCCTGCTACGCGGCAACTATTTGGCCCCGATTGGTCAGCCGCGCCGTATCCTCGACGTGGGGTGCGGCACAGGTCAGTGGGCCTTTGAGCTGGCCCAGCAATTTCCTCACGCTGAAGTCATCGGCTTCGATCTGGAGCAGGTCAAGGTCACCAGCACGCCTCCAGCGAACTTTCGCTTCGTGCAAGGCGATGCCCTGCAGGGGCTGCCCTTCGAAAGTGGCTCGTTCGATTTTGTTCACCAGCGACTGCTGATTCTGGCTGTGCCTCTGCCCTCGTGGCCAGGGCTGGTGCAGGAGCTGGCGCGCGTCACTGCTCCTGGTGGCTGGGTTGAGCTGGTTGAGACCAGCACTATGCACGATTTCGTACCGGCGGGGCCAGCTACGCGCGCATTCTATCAGCTGGGGAGGCCCCTGGCTGCTCTACGTGGACTGGACGTCGAAGGGGTTGTACTGCGCTCACTGGAGCGCTATCTGGTGGAGGCTGGCCTCATCAATATTCAGCGCCAGCTGGTTGAGGCTCCCGTCGGTGACTGGGGGGGACGGCTTGGCTCCCTATTGGCGCTTGATCTCCGCGAGGCCTCTAAAGCCGTAAGCGGGCCGATCGCCACCCTCTCCCACGTCCCGGAGCAGGAGGTGCTGGATCTGATTGAGCGTGCGAGCCAGGAATGGAACACGCTGCAGACCCGCTGTCCCTTCGTAGTCACCTACGGTCAGAAGCCCGCCAGCAGCTAG
- a CDS encoding FAD binding domain-containing protein produces the protein MKPARFRYFAPHTITEAAQLLDEQGDEARLLAGGQSLLPLLNLRLARPSALIDLNEIQALAFIHPRNGGLVLGALTRDATLEREPLVAARQPLLAEAAHYVGHPAIRHRSTLGGSLAHADPAAELPAVMLALDAAFTLQSSTGSRTVAAAAFFKGPFQTALQHGEILTEVHLPGLPPRSGSAFLEFARREGDYALAGVAAVICLAEDGTIAQARLALCSVAPTPLQAIAAETVLRGRHPDNAAWQAAAEAVVDELKEPPADIHGSAEYRRHLAGVLTRRALALAAQRAERSHS, from the coding sequence ATGAAGCCAGCGCGTTTCCGCTATTTTGCCCCACATACCATCACTGAGGCCGCGCAATTGCTCGACGAGCAGGGTGATGAGGCGCGTCTTCTGGCTGGTGGCCAGAGCCTGCTTCCCTTGCTCAATCTCCGTCTGGCGCGGCCCTCGGCCCTCATTGACCTCAACGAGATCCAGGCACTGGCCTTCATTCATCCGCGGAATGGTGGCCTGGTCCTGGGCGCCCTGACACGCGATGCTACCCTGGAGCGCGAGCCACTGGTAGCAGCCCGGCAGCCCCTCCTGGCCGAAGCCGCCCACTACGTCGGGCACCCCGCCATTCGCCACCGGAGCACGCTGGGTGGTAGCCTCGCCCATGCCGACCCGGCGGCGGAGCTACCCGCCGTGATGCTGGCCCTGGACGCTGCCTTCACCCTGCAGAGCAGCACTGGCAGCCGCACCGTCGCGGCTGCGGCCTTTTTCAAGGGACCATTTCAGACGGCTCTGCAGCATGGGGAAATTCTGACCGAAGTGCACCTTCCTGGCTTGCCGCCCCGCAGTGGTAGCGCCTTCCTCGAATTCGCGCGTCGTGAGGGCGATTACGCCCTGGCCGGTGTTGCCGCTGTCATCTGCCTGGCCGAAGATGGCACTATCGCCCAGGCTCGCCTGGCTCTCTGTAGCGTTGCCCCTACCCCCCTACAGGCTATCGCCGCTGAAACCGTCCTCCGGGGCCGCCATCCCGACAATGCGGCCTGGCAGGCCGCCGCGGAAGCCGTTGTCGATGAACTCAAGGAGCCGCCCGCGGATATCCACGGCTCTGCCGAATATCGCCGTCACCTGGCTGGCGTCTTGACCCGGCGTGCCTTGGCGCTGGCCGCCCAGCGCGCAGAAAGGAGTCACTCATGA
- a CDS encoding PAS domain-containing sensor histidine kinase — translation MLSSSRPALTSRRAGGNHLPLQHLLHLSRLDPTIVAPLLDLSPDGYLISNAEQICLYGNRAAAEIFGREASSLQGQPLSVLFPQQQSDSAQLFSLRAGRWSAVILRSSGEKREVECQQSVIESQGEWFTIIVMRDLTFQRQLERKAEVLAQFASTLVGAGSLEATLNALARSVVQATGVMACLVPLINGDPPLFRVVGSYGLPPGYAPGLVRLVQQGICLPTMQAYAERRTVVATGLRQALLADPHYEPVHPFLRASCWETIVCIPLIYGSECRGVFTVYCPPGPPPDESEIAFFSAIADQAAVAVENARLLLTAQEKAALEERQRLARELHDSVAQGLYGIILGAQAARAALEADQAHARESLDYVLSLARATHAEMRSLIFALHPEALESNGIVEALARRAAAITALHQLNVETRLDAEPALPLETKEALYRIAQEALYNVVKHARAHRCQLALYRETRAIVLEVGDDGQGFDTSAAFPGHLGLHSMRERASQIGGILEIISVPAQGTLVRVTLPLAT, via the coding sequence ATGTTAAGCAGCTCGCGACCCGCCCTGACCTCTCGCAGAGCAGGGGGCAACCACCTGCCCCTTCAGCACCTTTTGCATCTCAGTCGGTTAGACCCGACCATCGTCGCGCCTTTGCTGGATCTGTCTCCAGACGGTTACCTGATCAGCAATGCCGAGCAGATCTGTCTCTATGGGAATCGGGCTGCCGCCGAGATCTTCGGACGTGAAGCCAGCAGCCTGCAGGGCCAGCCTCTGAGCGTCCTCTTCCCCCAGCAGCAAAGCGATAGCGCCCAGCTCTTCAGCCTGCGGGCCGGGCGCTGGTCTGCGGTCATTCTGCGTTCCAGTGGAGAGAAACGGGAAGTAGAATGCCAGCAGAGCGTCATCGAGAGTCAGGGAGAGTGGTTCACCATCATCGTCATGCGTGACCTCACCTTCCAGCGCCAGCTTGAACGCAAAGCTGAAGTGCTGGCTCAGTTTGCCAGCACGCTGGTTGGAGCCGGCTCGCTGGAAGCCACGCTCAACGCCCTAGCCCGGAGCGTGGTCCAGGCAACAGGGGTCATGGCCTGCCTCGTACCGCTTATCAACGGTGATCCTCCTCTCTTCCGCGTGGTCGGCAGCTACGGTCTCCCGCCAGGCTATGCCCCCGGCCTGGTGCGACTGGTGCAGCAGGGCATCTGCCTCCCTACCATGCAGGCTTACGCGGAGCGGCGGACGGTCGTGGCGACCGGTCTGCGTCAGGCATTACTGGCCGACCCCCATTACGAGCCTGTTCACCCTTTCCTGCGCGCATCCTGCTGGGAGACCATCGTCTGCATTCCCTTGATCTATGGCAGCGAATGCCGGGGCGTCTTTACCGTGTATTGTCCGCCGGGGCCGCCGCCCGATGAGAGCGAGATCGCCTTCTTCTCGGCCATTGCCGATCAAGCAGCCGTTGCTGTCGAGAACGCGCGGCTGCTCCTGACCGCTCAGGAAAAAGCCGCCCTGGAAGAGCGTCAACGCCTGGCGCGTGAACTGCACGATTCAGTTGCTCAGGGTCTCTATGGCATCATCTTGGGGGCGCAGGCGGCCCGGGCTGCTCTGGAGGCTGATCAGGCGCACGCGCGCGAATCCCTTGATTACGTGCTTTCCCTGGCCAGAGCTACCCATGCAGAGATGCGCTCGCTAATCTTCGCCCTCCATCCCGAAGCCCTGGAGAGCAACGGCATCGTCGAGGCGCTCGCCCGGCGCGCCGCGGCCATTACAGCCCTGCACCAGCTAAACGTAGAGACACGGCTTGACGCTGAGCCAGCGCTCCCCCTGGAAACCAAAGAAGCGCTCTATCGCATTGCTCAAGAGGCTCTCTACAACGTGGTCAAGCATGCGCGTGCTCATCGCTGTCAGCTGGCTCTTTACAGAGAGACACGGGCGATAGTTCTGGAAGTAGGCGATGATGGCCAGGGCTTCGATACCTCTGCCGCCTTTCCCGGCCATCTGGGGCTGCACTCCATGCGCGAGCGCGCCAGTCAGATTGGGGGCATCCTGGAGATCATCAGCGTGCCGGCCCAGGGCACACTGGTCCGCGTCACACTCCCACTGGCCACTTAA
- a CDS encoding xanthine dehydrogenase family protein molybdopterin-binding subunit: MTTTVSERAWIGKDLKRREDPALLMGTVTYINDFKIAGMLHAAVLRSPYAHARIRAIDTSAARALPGVQAVLTGKEAAEVIGPVPAFCAEPVVEHAIAVEKVRYAGEAVVAVAAESRAIAEDALDLVEIDWEPLPAVTDALSAMQPGAPLVHENLGTNVVYDHVFTFGDVDGDFAQADHVIRRRLRWPRATAAPLEPNGAVCAYDPARDTMEIWSNTNMLNSASWVMSSMLKIPPHKLNFYPMYTGGSFGSKHFLAKVIGIAGALTKVTGRPVKFMEDRLDNLMANDSQGPERIYDAELAVTKDGQFLSLRLRTIDDYGAYFIFAITGNTNMMAQITGPYTIRSVETGIKAVLTNKNQQTVFRGAGSDVGNWVLERLVDAAAEQLGIDRVEIRRRNFIQPDQFPYKIPTGNVYDSGNYPGVLNLALEHFDLDAWRQEQARARQEGRYLGIGLATAQQRSTYSSTEFWFHNPAPATGLNSTPESVRISVGPTGGVTVTMFSPFWGNSPETVAAQVVAEELGIDPRDVNVTYDSTAHALPSAGPGGSRMTVMLAGAVHGAAARLKEKIFKIAAHMLEASVSDLELVGGQVRVKGVPSSSVSLADIGMRAYWFKLDLPPELESGLEGTFTYDHPYTTKPHDDRKDLGVFYPIMGHAAHLVAVEVDIETGAVLFKKYVAVHDVGTVLNPRSLQGQIRGGIAQGIGLALLEEVRYGPDGQNLTSTFVDYLLPSASDVPAIEVYHQETPSPFTAYGVKGGGEGGRMVAPPAVTSAIEDALRPFGVSIDEMPITPEKIVRWVKEAQSRRQGQSN, translated from the coding sequence ATGACCACCACCGTCAGCGAACGAGCCTGGATCGGCAAGGACCTCAAGCGGCGAGAAGATCCTGCCCTGCTCATGGGAACGGTCACCTATATCAACGATTTCAAGATCGCAGGCATGCTGCACGCCGCCGTTCTGCGCAGCCCCTATGCTCATGCCCGCATTCGGGCCATCGACACCAGTGCGGCGCGCGCTCTGCCGGGAGTGCAGGCTGTGCTCACGGGCAAGGAGGCCGCCGAAGTCATTGGTCCTGTACCGGCTTTCTGCGCTGAGCCTGTAGTCGAACACGCCATCGCCGTCGAGAAAGTGCGCTATGCCGGCGAAGCAGTGGTCGCTGTCGCTGCCGAGAGCCGCGCCATCGCTGAGGACGCCCTTGACCTGGTTGAAATTGACTGGGAGCCGCTTCCAGCGGTGACCGACGCCCTCAGCGCCATGCAGCCCGGCGCGCCGCTCGTCCACGAGAACCTTGGGACCAACGTCGTCTATGACCATGTTTTTACCTTCGGTGATGTTGATGGCGACTTCGCCCAGGCCGATCATGTCATTCGGCGCCGCTTGCGCTGGCCGCGGGCCACAGCAGCCCCACTGGAGCCGAACGGGGCCGTCTGCGCTTACGACCCGGCCAGAGACACGATGGAGATCTGGTCGAATACCAACATGCTCAACTCGGCCTCCTGGGTCATGTCCAGCATGCTCAAGATCCCCCCTCACAAGCTCAACTTCTACCCGATGTACACCGGGGGCAGCTTTGGCAGCAAGCATTTCCTGGCCAAGGTCATCGGCATCGCCGGCGCCCTCACCAAAGTTACAGGCCGCCCGGTCAAGTTCATGGAAGATCGCCTGGACAACCTGATGGCCAACGATTCTCAGGGGCCGGAACGCATCTACGATGCCGAGCTGGCGGTGACCAAAGATGGCCAGTTCCTCAGTCTGCGCCTGCGGACCATCGACGACTATGGCGCCTACTTCATCTTTGCCATTACCGGCAATACCAACATGATGGCGCAGATTACCGGCCCCTATACCATTCGCAGCGTAGAAACGGGCATCAAGGCCGTCTTGACCAACAAAAATCAGCAGACCGTCTTTCGGGGAGCTGGCTCCGACGTTGGCAACTGGGTGCTTGAGCGCCTGGTCGATGCTGCCGCCGAGCAGCTGGGGATCGATCGCGTCGAGATCCGGCGGCGCAACTTCATTCAGCCCGACCAGTTCCCCTACAAGATCCCGACCGGCAACGTCTACGACAGCGGTAACTATCCTGGCGTCCTCAACCTGGCCCTGGAGCACTTCGACCTTGACGCCTGGCGCCAGGAGCAGGCGCGGGCGCGCCAGGAGGGGCGCTATCTGGGCATTGGGCTGGCGACAGCTCAGCAGCGCAGCACCTACAGCTCGACTGAGTTCTGGTTTCACAACCCCGCGCCAGCCACGGGCCTCAACTCAACCCCGGAAAGCGTGCGCATCAGCGTTGGCCCAACCGGAGGAGTGACGGTCACCATGTTCTCGCCGTTCTGGGGCAACAGTCCCGAGACCGTGGCGGCGCAGGTCGTGGCCGAAGAGCTGGGCATTGATCCCCGCGACGTCAACGTCACCTACGATAGCACCGCTCACGCCCTGCCAAGCGCCGGCCCGGGTGGCAGTCGCATGACCGTCATGCTGGCCGGCGCTGTACATGGTGCTGCCGCCCGCCTCAAAGAAAAAATCTTCAAAATTGCCGCTCATATGCTCGAGGCCAGCGTCTCCGATCTGGAACTCGTTGGCGGCCAGGTGCGCGTCAAGGGCGTTCCCTCCTCCTCTGTCAGCCTGGCTGATATCGGCATGCGCGCCTACTGGTTCAAGCTTGACCTGCCGCCCGAGCTGGAGAGCGGCCTTGAAGGCACCTTTACCTACGATCATCCCTATACCACGAAGCCGCACGACGACCGCAAGGATCTGGGGGTCTTCTATCCGATCATGGGGCACGCCGCCCATCTGGTGGCCGTCGAGGTGGATATCGAGACGGGCGCGGTGCTCTTCAAGAAGTATGTGGCCGTGCACGACGTTGGCACCGTGCTCAATCCGCGTTCGCTGCAGGGCCAGATCCGCGGCGGCATCGCCCAGGGCATCGGGCTGGCGCTCTTAGAAGAGGTGCGTTACGGGCCGGATGGGCAGAATCTCACGTCGACCTTTGTCGACTATCTCTTGCCCTCGGCCAGCGATGTGCCTGCCATCGAGGTCTACCATCAAGAGACACCCTCGCCCTTCACTGCCTATGGAGTCAAAGGTGGTGGAGAGGGCGGGCGCATGGTGGCGCCGCCAGCGGTCACGAGCGCCATCGAAGATGCCCTCAGACCCTTCGGGGTCAGCATTGACGAGATGCCGATCACTCCCGAGAAGATTGTCCGCTGGGTCAAGGAGGCCCAGAGCCGCCGCCAGGGGCAGAGCAACTGA
- a CDS encoding putative immunity protein — protein MILPKERDPRLVTIRRGGTLTDEHHHLLALWAATCAEHVLPLFESVRAEDLRPRQAIASVRAWVLGEIKMMEARAAGGHAMAAARDLRGAARYAAYAAGQAAVVAHVAAHALGAAAYAIKAAQAAAPAGERERVRLRECQWQRDQLPDAIRELVLDDQQARNALCWFVFS, from the coding sequence ATGATTTTACCGAAGGAGCGCGATCCGCGCCTGGTGACCATCCGCCGCGGGGGGACGCTCACCGATGAGCATCACCACTTGCTCGCCCTTTGGGCAGCGACCTGCGCTGAGCACGTGCTGCCGCTCTTCGAGTCGGTGCGCGCGGAAGATCTTCGACCGCGTCAGGCCATCGCCTCTGTCCGCGCCTGGGTCCTTGGCGAGATCAAGATGATGGAGGCCCGCGCGGCAGGTGGGCATGCAATGGCAGCAGCCAGAGACCTGCGCGGGGCCGCTCGCTACGCCGCCTATGCCGCTGGTCAGGCTGCCGTTGTTGCCCATGTCGCCGCCCATGCACTGGGCGCCGCCGCCTATGCGATCAAGGCCGCTCAGGCTGCCGCACCGGCGGGCGAGCGCGAGCGCGTTCGGCTGCGTGAGTGCCAATGGCAGCGCGATCAACTGCCCGACGCCATTCGTGAGCTGGTTCTTGACGATCAGCAGGCCCGCAACGCTCTTTGCTGGTTCGTCTTCTCTTGA